The proteins below come from a single Laribacter hongkongensis DSM 14985 genomic window:
- a CDS encoding DNA polymerase III subunit delta', translating into MKLLPWQQADWHQLAHGFERLPGALLLAGPQGIGKDRFTRFLAQSLLCEQPLADHAACGECEACRWFAAGNHPDYRYLAPESREDDKGARRLAQIKIEAIRDMIDFAQLTAHRGGRRVIVLEPAEALNLAAANALLKILEEPPEDVHFILVAHRPRRLLPTLLSRCRTLVLTPPDAGQALDWLTANGVADAGQELAHAGGAPFALTELERIPLRERLIDTLAHPDAGQILTVAAELDRARLALAEPLDWLRKWLHDLMSVTLAGPVRYHPERQAELSRLAGRTDAARLVRFDRELLERVPFGQHTLNVRLQLEALLFDYQSLFAAARAA; encoded by the coding sequence ATGAAGCTGCTGCCCTGGCAACAGGCCGACTGGCACCAGCTGGCGCACGGCTTTGAACGCCTGCCCGGCGCCCTGCTGCTGGCCGGTCCGCAGGGCATCGGCAAGGACCGCTTTACCCGTTTTCTGGCGCAATCACTACTGTGCGAGCAGCCGCTGGCTGACCACGCTGCCTGCGGCGAGTGCGAAGCCTGCCGCTGGTTTGCCGCCGGCAACCACCCCGACTACCGCTACCTGGCACCGGAAAGCCGCGAGGACGACAAGGGGGCGCGCCGGTTGGCACAGATCAAGATCGAAGCCATCCGCGACATGATCGACTTTGCCCAATTGACCGCCCACCGCGGCGGCCGGCGGGTCATCGTGCTGGAGCCGGCCGAAGCCCTCAATCTGGCCGCCGCCAATGCGCTGCTGAAAATCCTCGAAGAACCGCCGGAAGACGTGCATTTCATCCTGGTGGCGCACCGCCCTCGGCGTCTGTTGCCGACCCTGCTGTCCCGCTGCCGGACGCTGGTGCTGACGCCACCCGATGCCGGGCAGGCGCTGGACTGGCTCACGGCCAATGGCGTGGCTGATGCCGGGCAGGAGCTGGCGCATGCCGGTGGCGCACCGTTTGCCCTGACCGAGCTCGAGCGCATTCCGCTGCGCGAGCGCCTGATCGACACGCTGGCACACCCGGATGCCGGGCAGATCCTCACCGTGGCAGCTGAGCTTGACCGCGCCAGGCTGGCGCTGGCCGAGCCGCTGGACTGGCTGCGCAAATGGCTGCACGACCTGATGTCGGTCACGCTGGCCGGTCCGGTGCGTTATCACCCGGAGCGCCAGGCCGAGCTGTCCCGGCTGGCCGGCCGCACCGATGCCGCCCGGCTGGTGCGTTTTGACCGCGAGCTGCTGGAGCGGGTGCCGTTCGGCCAGCACACGCTGAATGTCCGTTTGCAGCTCGAAGCACTACTGTTTGACTATCAGTCTCTGTTTGCCGCCGCCCGGGCGGCGTAA
- a CDS encoding TatD family hydrolase, translating into MLIDSHCHLNFPDLAGRIDEVKASMREKGVERAVVISVNVPDYPAVRALALAHEEFWATVGVHPDVEDGPDMDEDFLVAEAAHPKIIGIGETGLDYHWCKGDLEWQRERFRRHIRAARRAGVPLVIHTREAADDTLAVMREAGADAAGGVMHCFTENWDVARAALDLGFYLSFSGILTFKNARQVQEVAAKAPLDRILVETDSPYLAPVPYRGKQNEPAYTRFVAEYLATLRGLSYDEVAAMTTANFFRLFRKARP; encoded by the coding sequence ATGTTGATTGACTCGCATTGCCACCTCAACTTTCCCGATCTCGCCGGTCGCATCGACGAGGTCAAAGCCAGCATGCGTGAAAAAGGCGTGGAACGGGCCGTCGTGATTTCCGTCAACGTACCTGACTACCCGGCCGTCAGGGCACTGGCGCTGGCGCATGAGGAATTCTGGGCGACCGTCGGCGTGCATCCGGATGTGGAAGACGGCCCGGATATGGACGAGGACTTTCTGGTCGCCGAGGCGGCCCATCCCAAAATCATCGGCATCGGAGAAACCGGCCTCGACTACCACTGGTGCAAGGGCGACCTGGAATGGCAGCGCGAGCGCTTTCGCCGCCACATCCGGGCCGCCCGCCGCGCCGGTGTGCCGCTGGTGATCCATACCCGCGAGGCTGCCGACGACACGCTGGCCGTGATGCGCGAAGCCGGCGCGGATGCTGCCGGTGGCGTGATGCACTGCTTTACCGAAAACTGGGACGTTGCCCGTGCGGCGCTGGACCTCGGTTTTTACCTGTCGTTTTCCGGCATCCTGACCTTCAAGAACGCCCGGCAGGTGCAGGAAGTCGCGGCCAAAGCGCCGCTTGACCGCATCCTGGTCGAGACCGACTCGCCCTATCTGGCGCCGGTGCCGTACCGCGGCAAGCAGAACGAGCCCGCATACACGCGCTTTGTCGCCGAATACCTGGCCACCTTGCGCGGCCTGTCGTACGACGAGGTGGCCGCGATGACCACTGCCAATTTCTTCCGCCTGTTCCGCAAGGCCCGGCCATGA
- a CDS encoding AzlC family ABC transporter permease — MPRSPRQQFFAGFRLMLPLQLGVFPFGMLFGVLALESGLTAWQAQLMSVLVLAGSSQIVLCQLLAAQAPVVVMLLTVAVINLRHLLYSASMAPHSHGLGRGWKILMAYLLTDEPYAVTIREFERVQDMPFRHWFLIGAGINLWLGWQLATLAGLLAGETIPASWGLDFALPLTFIAVVVPAARDRADWAAIVMAGTAALVFAALPYKLAILVAAALGISAGMWMNRRRRR, encoded by the coding sequence ATGCCACGATCACCACGGCAGCAGTTTTTTGCCGGCTTCCGCCTGATGCTGCCCTTGCAGCTGGGCGTGTTTCCTTTTGGCATGCTGTTTGGCGTACTGGCACTGGAAAGCGGCCTGACCGCCTGGCAGGCGCAGCTGATGAGCGTGCTGGTCCTCGCCGGCAGTTCGCAGATCGTGCTGTGCCAGCTGCTGGCGGCCCAGGCTCCGGTCGTGGTCATGCTGCTCACCGTCGCCGTCATCAACCTGCGCCACCTGCTCTACAGCGCTTCCATGGCGCCGCACAGCCACGGGCTGGGCCGTGGCTGGAAAATCCTGATGGCCTACCTGCTGACCGACGAACCGTACGCCGTCACCATCCGCGAATTCGAGCGGGTGCAAGACATGCCCTTCAGGCACTGGTTCCTCATCGGGGCCGGCATCAACCTGTGGCTGGGCTGGCAACTCGCCACCCTGGCCGGACTGCTGGCCGGCGAAACCATCCCGGCCTCGTGGGGGCTGGATTTTGCCTTGCCGCTGACCTTCATCGCCGTCGTGGTCCCGGCCGCACGTGACCGGGCCGACTGGGCCGCCATCGTGATGGCCGGAACGGCGGCACTGGTTTTTGCTGCCCTGCCTTACAAGCTCGCCATCCTGGTGGCCGCCGCCCTCGGCATTTCCGCCGGCATGTGGATGAACCGGAGACGCCGCCGATGA
- the tmk gene encoding dTMP kinase, whose amino-acid sequence MTESVTPGLFLTLEGIDGAGKSTHVGFVRDYLTARGISLVVTREPGGTPVGESLRSLLLDVQSQVSLDTETLLMFAARQAHLDAVIRPALARGDWVLSDRFTDATYAFQGGGRGVPFARIATLENWVQQGLQPDRTFLFDVPLATAQARMQGVRQLDRFEQEASDFHARVRDAYLRRAADEPQRFCLLDARQSIGALQALLAQELDQLLVRSRA is encoded by the coding sequence ATGACCGAATCCGTTACCCCCGGCCTGTTCCTGACCCTCGAAGGCATCGATGGCGCCGGCAAGTCCACCCACGTCGGCTTTGTCCGCGACTACCTGACAGCCCGTGGCATCAGCCTGGTGGTCACCCGCGAGCCCGGTGGCACCCCGGTTGGCGAAAGCCTGCGCAGCCTGCTGCTCGACGTACAGTCACAGGTATCGCTGGACACCGAAACCCTGCTGATGTTCGCCGCCCGCCAGGCACACCTGGATGCCGTCATCCGGCCGGCGCTGGCACGCGGAGACTGGGTCTTGTCCGACCGCTTTACCGATGCCACCTATGCCTTTCAGGGCGGCGGGCGCGGCGTGCCGTTTGCCCGTATTGCCACGCTGGAAAACTGGGTGCAGCAGGGTTTGCAGCCTGACCGCACGTTCCTTTTCGACGTGCCGCTGGCCACGGCGCAGGCACGGATGCAGGGCGTACGGCAACTGGACCGCTTTGAACAGGAAGCCAGCGACTTTCATGCCCGGGTACGCGACGCCTATCTGCGCCGGGCCGCTGACGAGCCGCAACGGTTTTGCCTGCTGGACGCCCGTCAGAGCATCGGGGCATTGCAGGCATTGCTGGCTCAAGAGCTGGACCAGCTGCTCGTGAGGAGCCGCGCATGA
- a CDS encoding DMT family transporter — protein sequence MAAHPVSSTVAAPVWRIYLQLAAVALLWGGTFIAGRLLATDLPPFTAASGRFAVAAILLWLLARLLEDGLPRLSHRQMLCTALLGCSGIFLYNLCFFSALADMPASRTALFVALNPALTALAAALLLRERLATRQWGGIALALAGACIIISRGEPVAAIHDLARAFGRGELMMLGAVTSWAAYTLVGRLALAGPSPVAATCYATFWGLGMLLAGAASEWTQWSARQVSLTHVATIAYLGALGTVVAFVWYYQGVRQLGPARTAVFNNLVPVCGVGLGALLLGEPVTTAMAGGGALAIAGVFLTNRPRN from the coding sequence ATGGCTGCACACCCTGTAAGCAGCACCGTGGCTGCGCCAGTCTGGCGCATCTACCTGCAACTGGCCGCAGTCGCCCTGCTCTGGGGCGGCACCTTCATCGCCGGCCGTCTGCTGGCAACCGACCTGCCGCCCTTCACCGCAGCTAGCGGCCGCTTTGCAGTGGCCGCCATCCTGCTGTGGCTGCTGGCCCGGCTGCTCGAAGACGGGCTGCCGCGCCTGAGCCACCGGCAGATGCTGTGCACGGCACTGCTGGGCTGCTCGGGCATTTTTCTCTACAACCTCTGTTTCTTTTCAGCCCTGGCCGACATGCCGGCCAGCCGCACGGCCCTGTTCGTGGCGCTGAATCCGGCCCTGACAGCACTGGCTGCGGCCCTGCTGCTGCGCGAACGGCTGGCCACCCGCCAATGGGGCGGCATTGCACTGGCACTCGCAGGAGCCTGTATCATCATCAGTCGCGGTGAGCCTGTCGCTGCCATCCACGACCTGGCCCGGGCTTTCGGACGCGGTGAACTGATGATGCTGGGCGCCGTAACCAGCTGGGCGGCCTATACGCTGGTCGGCCGGCTGGCTCTGGCCGGACCGTCGCCGGTTGCCGCCACCTGCTACGCCACGTTCTGGGGTCTGGGAATGCTGCTGGCAGGCGCCGCCAGCGAGTGGACGCAATGGTCGGCCAGACAGGTCAGCCTGACGCATGTGGCAACCATCGCCTATCTGGGCGCACTGGGAACAGTGGTGGCCTTTGTCTGGTACTACCAGGGGGTCCGCCAGCTGGGACCGGCCCGTACGGCAGTCTTCAACAACCTGGTACCGGTCTGCGGCGTCGGACTTGGCGCACTGCTGCTCGGAGAGCCGGTGACGACAGCCATGGCCGGCGGCGGGGCACTGGCGATTGCCGGCGTATTCCTGACCAACCGGCCGCGCAACTGA
- a CDS encoding AzlD domain-containing protein, translated as MMLVGLFALLGLVNFLLRYAFIGLLGERPLPDWLRLGLRFVPLAILTALITPDVLLPGGKWISSPLEPRLVAAVVAIAVAARTRHTLATLASGMLTFWLVQWLHTL; from the coding sequence ATGATGCTGGTCGGTCTGTTTGCCCTGCTGGGGCTGGTCAATTTCCTGCTGCGCTACGCCTTCATCGGCCTTCTGGGAGAACGCCCCCTGCCGGACTGGCTCAGGCTGGGGCTGCGCTTCGTCCCGCTGGCCATCCTGACCGCCCTGATCACGCCGGACGTACTGCTGCCAGGCGGCAAATGGATCAGCTCGCCGCTGGAGCCCCGGCTGGTAGCGGCAGTAGTGGCCATCGCGGTAGCTGCCCGCACCCGGCACACGCTGGCCACGCTCGCCAGCGGCATGCTCACTTTCTGGCTGGTGCAATGGCTGCACACCCTGTAA
- a CDS encoding MBL fold metallo-hydrolase yields MTTTVTILGCGSSSGTPAIGCQCPTCTSDDPKNRRTRASSLVSVDGVHLLIDTGPDLRQQALRERLTRVDAVLYTHPHADHLNGIDDLRAFCYLKKGPITLYGNRFMLDNIRERFGYCLLPPGQFWDKPVLHLEEAVPGVELEAAGVKVEPVAVEHGRWQILGWRIGRMAYLTDVSCIPEASFARLEGLDLLLLDCLKYASYPSHFGVEQALAAAARIGARRTVLIHMTHELEYHTLAAQCPPGVEPGFDGMRLTLD; encoded by the coding sequence ATGACCACGACCGTCACCATCCTCGGTTGCGGCTCCAGTTCCGGTACGCCAGCCATCGGTTGCCAGTGTCCGACCTGCACGTCGGACGATCCGAAAAACCGCCGGACCCGTGCCTCGTCCCTGGTCAGCGTCGACGGCGTCCACCTGCTGATCGACACCGGCCCGGACCTGCGCCAGCAGGCGCTGCGCGAACGGCTGACCCGCGTTGATGCGGTGCTTTACACTCATCCGCATGCCGATCACCTCAACGGCATCGACGACCTGCGGGCGTTTTGTTACCTCAAAAAAGGCCCCATCACCCTGTACGGCAACCGCTTCATGCTCGACAACATCCGTGAGCGTTTCGGTTACTGCCTGCTGCCGCCGGGGCAGTTCTGGGACAAGCCGGTGCTGCATCTGGAAGAAGCCGTGCCGGGTGTGGAGCTGGAGGCTGCCGGCGTCAAGGTGGAGCCAGTGGCTGTCGAGCATGGGCGCTGGCAGATCCTCGGCTGGCGCATCGGCCGGATGGCGTATCTGACTGACGTGTCATGCATTCCCGAAGCCAGTTTTGCCCGGCTGGAAGGGCTGGACCTGCTGCTGCTGGATTGCCTCAAGTATGCGAGCTACCCCAGCCATTTCGGTGTCGAACAGGCTCTGGCTGCGGCGGCCCGCATCGGGGCGCGCCGGACCGTGCTGATCCACATGACCCATGAACTGGAATATCACACCCTGGCCGCGCAGTGCCCGCCAGGAGTCGAGCCCGGATTCGACGGCATGCGCCTGACACTCGACTGA